In a genomic window of Lepisosteus oculatus isolate fLepOcu1 chromosome 5, fLepOcu1.hap2, whole genome shotgun sequence:
- the atg101 gene encoding autophagy-related protein 101, whose product MNCRSEVLEVSVEGRQVEEAMLALLHTILLHRSTGKFHYKKEGTYSIGTVGTQDIDCDFIDFTFVRVSSEELDRAIRKAVGEFKEALRNSGGDGAGQISLEFYQKKKSRWPFSDECIPWEVWSVKVNVVSLASEQERQICREKVGEKLGEKVVNIVEVINRHEYLPKMPTQSEVDNVFDTSLRDVQPYLYKITYQITDTLGASVSTTMRRLIKDTLAL is encoded by the exons ATGAACTGCCGCTCGGAGGTCCTGGAGGTGTCGGTGGAGGGCAGACAGGTGGAGGAGGCCATGCTGGCTCTCTTGCACACCATCCTCCTGCACCGCAGCACCGGCAAGTTCCACTACAAGAAGGAGGGCACCTACTCCATCGGCACCGTGGGCACCCAGGACATCGACTGCGACTTCATAGACTTCACCTTCGTGCGGGTGTCCTCCGAGGAGCTGGACCGGGCTATCCGGAAGGCGGTGGGCGAGTTCAAG GAGGCTTTGCGTAACTCCGGCGGCGACGGCGCGGGCCAGATCTCGCTGGAGTTCTACCAGAAGAAGAAGTCGCGCTGGCCCTTCTCGGACGAGTGCATCCCCTGGGAGGTGTGGAGCGTCAAGGTCAACGTGGTCAGCCTGGCCAGCGAGCAGGAGCGGCAGATCTGCCGCGAGAAGGTGGGGGAGAAGCTGGGGGAGAAGGTCGTCAACATCGTGGAGGTGATCAACCGGCACGAGTACCTGCCCAAGATGCCCACGCAGTCCGAGGTGGACAACGTGTTCGACACCAGCCTGAGGGACGTGCAGCCCTACCTGTACAAGATCACCTACCAGATCACCGACACGCTGGGGGCGTCGGTCAGCACCACCATGAGGCGGCTCATTAAGGACACGCTGGCGCTGTGA
- the LOC102687271 gene encoding C2 domain-containing protein 2, producing MSVLDGVRDRLSPGDLQWLSLLTLFVASLVTVLVYLVQYGRGALRARAPAEERAGCSAEADRLLRWALALPGWKSEWRRAWTEALNQEARKSDPLHLTFEEDGLQSSELAVGHVSSYKKSGEHQSVRCELLGDSLQFALGVAKRTAPPSDPQNYSVNISPLRLQLELQVREVAGSLRVTWALSHLEDWDLQVTPSSRQVAEANDVSVAALRSRVREILCAARPLVLVSSRPAQGKVAQEVQNKGAVTQVTSPPKPPRAHDWKLLVKNIKATCEMENSAAGSINPYFVLQLDDPPQKLSSSVLKSTSSPSWEQPFIFELSGRSRELKMQLLDDGKPQETSSLGQVSVPFYLFEKHPNGQHTFALKTQDRVTGSLSVEFTYLEPNEVRTWQAPTPAPTKKVEMDRTVMPCGTVVTTITAVKSKPGRSPSSVLNSESPTKGPSKVRLSERRVSEQPSLSGAMVSKALSSSDTELLVLNGTDPVAEAAIRQLHDSAKQKLKSPVKKSTIIISGVAKAPLSPDDELALMAGYAAAMDASMTPGPRAEAPPAPVPAPAGGAVEKAQPDPQEGPSGTPLLRDWEGELAEDPDEEKMSKISVCVSEPGGTKKGKGGFLHKSAKLFFRRRQQRKAPGMSQSHNDLVYLEHPVAVDKERGTLGRLLNKKLLPKARSKSRANGAAVDPQA from the exons ATGTCGGTGCTGGACGGAGTTCGGGACCGCCTCTCCCCGGGGGACCTGCAGTGGCTGAGCCTGCTCACGCTGTTCGTCGCCTCGCTGGTGACCGTGCTCGTGTACCTGGTCCAGTACGGCCGGGGCGCCCTGCGAGCCCGGGCCCCGGCCGAGGAGCGGGCCGGCTGCTCGGCCGAAGCGGACCGCCTGCTGCGCTGGGCGCTGGCGCTGCCGGGCTGGAAGTCCGAGTGGCGGAGAGCCTGGACTGAAGCCCTCAACCAAGAGGCTCGGAAGTCC GATCCTTTGCACCTAACATTTGAAGAAGATGGACTTCAGTCCTCAGAGCTGGCGGTCGGCCATGTTTCCAGTTATAAGAAGTCTGGCGAGCACCAG AGTGTGCGCTGTGAGCTGCTGGGGGACAGCCTGCAGTTTGCCCTTGGCGTGGCAAAGAGGACCGCTCCACCCTCAGATCCGCAGAACTACAGTGTCAACATCTCCCCCCTCCGACTGCAG CTGGAGCTGCAGGTGAGGGAGGTTGCCGGGAGTCTGCGAGTCACCTGGGCGctgtcacacctggaggacTGGGACCTGCAGGTCACTCCCAGCAGCAGACAG GTGGCTGAGGCGAATGATGTGAGTGTGGCGGCCCTCAGGAGCAGAGTCAGGGAGATCCTGTGTGCTGCCCGCCCCCTCGTGCTCGTGAGCAGCAGGCCTGCTCAGGGCAAAGTTGCACAG GAAGTGCAGAACAAGGGGGCTGTGACTCAGGTGACCTCTCCCCCGAAGCCTCCACGCGCTCATGACTGGAAACTGCTGGTGAAAAACATCAAAGCCACATGTGAAATGGAGAACAGTGCTGCAG gcAGCATTAATCCCTACTTTGTGCTGCAGTTGGATGATCCTCCACAGAAACTATCAAGCTCCGTCTTAAAAAGCACTTCCAGTCCCTCATGGGAGCAGCCCTTCATCTT TGAACTCAGCGGAAGATCAAGAGAACTAAAGATGCAGCTCTTGGACGATGGGAAGCCCCAGGAGA CCTCCTCGCTGGGGCAGGTTTCAGTGCCTTTCTATCTTTTTGAGAAGCATCCTAACGGACAGCATACGTTTGCACTTAAGACTCAAGACCGAGTTACCGGGTCGCTTTCTGTAGAG TTCACTTACCTGGAGCCCAATGAAGTCCGAACATGGCAGGCTCCCACCCCAGCCCCTACTAAGAAAGTAGAAATGGACCGCACTGTCATGCCCTGCGGAACGGTGGTCACCACCATCACCGCAGTGAAGAGCAAACCGGGGAGGTCACCTTCTTCTGTGCTCAACTCAG AATCGCCCACGAAGGGACCGTCCAAAGTCAGACTGTCCGAGAGAAGGGTCTCGGAGCAGCCCTCGCTGTCCGGAGCTATGGTCAGCAAAGCTTTGTCCTCCTCGGATACAG AGCTCCTGGTGCTGAACGGCACCGACCCGGTGGCAGAGGCCGCCATCCGCCAGCTGCACGACTCGGCCAAGCAGAAACTGAAGTCCCCGGTCAAGAAGAGCACGATCATCATCTCCGGGGTGGCGAAG GCCCCCCTGTCTCCGGACGACGAGCTGGCGCTCATGGCCGGGTACGCGGCCGCCATGGACGCCTCCATGACCCCGGGCCCCCGGGCCGAGGCGCCGCCGGCCCCCGTGCCGGCGCCTGCAGGGGGCGCCGTGGAGAAGGCGCAGCCAGACCCCCAGGAGGGCCCCAGCGGGACGCCGCTCCTGAGAGACTGGGAGGGCGAGCTGGCAGAGGACCCCGACGAGGAGAAGATGTCCAAGATATCGGTCTGCGTGTCTGAGCCTGGCGGCACGAAGAAGGGGAAAG GTGGGTTCCTGCACAAAAGCGCCAAGCTGTTTTTCCGGCGCCGGCAGCAGCGGAAGGCGCCGGGGATGAGCCAGTCGCACAACGACCTGGTGTACCTGGAGCACCCCGTGGCCGTGGACAAGGAGCGGGGCACCCTGGGCCGCCTGCTCAACAAGAAGCTGCTCCCGAAGGCCCGGAGCAAGAGCCGGGCCAACGGCGCCGCCGTGGACCCGCAGGCGTGA